The following are from one region of the Escherichia sp. E4742 genome:
- the dnaB gene encoding replicative DNA helicase, producing the protein MAGNKPFNKQQAEPRDRDPQVAGLKVPPHSIEAEQSVLGGLMLDNERWDDVAERVVADDFYTRPHRHIFTEMARLQEGGSPIDLITLAESLERQGQLDSVGGFAYLAELSKNTPSAANISAYADIVRERAVVREMISVANEIAEAGFDPQGRTSEDLLDLAESRVFKIAESRANKDEGPKNIADVLDATVARIEQLFQQPHDGVTGVNTGYDDLNKKTAGLQPSDLIIVAARPSMGKTTFAMNLVENAAMLQDKPVLIFSLEMPSEQIMMRSLASLSRVDQTKIRTGQLDDEDWARISGTMGILLEKRNIYIDDSSGLTPTEVRSRARRIAREHGGIGLIMIDYLQLMRVPSLSDNRTLEIAEISRSLKALAKELNVPVVALSQLNRSLEQRADKRPVNSDLRESGSIEQDADLIMFIYRDEVYHENSDLKGIAEIIIGKQRNGPIGTVRLTFNGQWSRFDNYAGPQYDDE; encoded by the coding sequence ATGGCAGGAAATAAACCCTTCAACAAACAGCAGGCTGAACCCCGCGACCGCGATCCACAAGTTGCCGGGCTGAAAGTACCTCCGCACTCGATCGAAGCGGAGCAGTCGGTGTTGGGCGGTTTAATGCTGGATAACGAACGCTGGGACGATGTAGCCGAGCGTGTAGTGGCAGATGATTTCTATACCCGTCCGCACCGCCATATCTTTACCGAAATGGCGCGTTTGCAGGAAGGCGGTAGCCCGATAGACCTGATAACTCTGGCGGAATCGCTGGAGCGCCAGGGGCAACTTGATAGCGTCGGTGGTTTCGCTTATCTGGCAGAGTTGTCAAAAAATACGCCAAGTGCGGCGAACATCAGCGCTTATGCTGACATCGTGCGCGAGCGCGCCGTTGTCCGCGAGATGATCTCGGTTGCGAATGAGATTGCCGAAGCCGGTTTTGATCCGCAAGGGCGCACCAGTGAAGACCTGCTCGACCTTGCTGAATCCCGCGTCTTTAAAATTGCCGAAAGTCGCGCCAATAAAGACGAAGGGCCGAAGAACATTGCCGACGTGCTTGACGCCACCGTGGCGCGTATTGAGCAACTGTTCCAGCAGCCGCACGATGGCGTTACCGGGGTAAACACCGGCTATGACGATCTCAACAAAAAAACCGCTGGCTTGCAGCCGTCGGATTTGATCATCGTCGCGGCGCGTCCGTCGATGGGTAAAACGACATTTGCGATGAACCTCGTCGAAAATGCGGCGATGTTGCAGGATAAACCGGTGCTTATCTTCTCGCTGGAGATGCCATCGGAACAGATTATGATGCGTTCTCTGGCATCGCTGTCGCGCGTTGACCAGACCAAAATCCGTACCGGGCAGCTGGATGATGAAGACTGGGCGCGTATTTCCGGCACGATGGGCATTTTGCTCGAGAAACGTAACATCTATATTGATGACTCCTCCGGTCTGACGCCAACGGAAGTGCGCTCGCGCGCGCGTCGTATTGCCCGTGAGCACGGCGGCATCGGGCTTATCATGATCGACTACCTGCAGCTGATGCGTGTGCCGTCACTTTCCGACAACCGTACGTTGGAAATTGCGGAAATCTCCCGCTCGCTGAAGGCGCTGGCAAAAGAACTGAATGTGCCGGTGGTGGCCCTGTCCCAGTTGAACCGTTCTCTGGAACAACGTGCCGACAAACGTCCGGTCAACTCCGACTTGCGTGAATCCGGCTCCATCGAGCAGGATGCGGACTTGATCATGTTTATCTATCGTGATGAGGTTTATCACGAGAACAGTGATTTGAAAGGCATCGCGGAAATTATTATCGGTAAACAACGTAACGGCCCAATCGGGACGGTACGCCTGACCTTTAACGGTCAATGGTCGCGCTTCGACAACTACGCGGGGCCGCAGTACGATGACGAATAA
- a CDS encoding DUF3828 domain-containing protein: protein MTKIKFVFFFLLFSGVTPSAIGDCPAHTPDAVAAKFYSTYVFSDTGFKSEKDRLAFFQKYLTPSLYQLIVGAYDRNRRDYAIDPTAKPTFGDGIIFTSYPSDVGYEKFDGVTLPPAYTPADKSATIALNFHFTVDDKKAWQDEALMVRSAEDGCWRIDNVTFHDDYDNPVLTLKEWLKNGIERPAE from the coding sequence ATGACAAAGATAAAATTTGTTTTCTTTTTCCTGCTGTTTTCAGGTGTAACGCCTTCTGCCATCGGGGATTGTCCAGCACATACACCAGACGCCGTAGCTGCTAAATTTTATTCAACCTATGTTTTTTCTGATACCGGCTTTAAAAGTGAAAAAGACCGTCTGGCCTTTTTTCAGAAATACCTCACTCCCTCGCTTTATCAACTTATTGTTGGCGCGTATGACAGAAACAGACGCGACTACGCCATCGATCCAACCGCCAAACCCACTTTTGGTGACGGGATTATCTTTACGTCTTACCCCTCGGATGTGGGATATGAAAAGTTTGATGGCGTAACATTGCCGCCTGCGTATACGCCCGCCGATAAAAGCGCCACTATTGCGCTTAACTTTCATTTTACTGTTGACGATAAAAAGGCCTGGCAGGACGAAGCGTTAATGGTTCGTTCCGCTGAAGATGGTTGCTGGCGTATCGACAATGTCACATTTCATGACGACTACGATAACCCGGTTTTGACCCTTAAAGAGTGGTTAAAAAACGGGATTGAACGTCCGGCGGAATAA
- the alr gene encoding alanine racemase encodes MQAATVVINRRALRHNLQRLRELAPASKLVAVVKANAYGHGLLETARTLPDADAFGVARLEEALRLRAGGITQPILLLEGFFEADDLPTISAEHLHTAVHNEEQLAALEEASLEEPVTVWMKLDTGMHRLGVLPEQAEAFYQRLTQCKNVRQPVNIVSHFARADEPKCGATEKQLDIFNTFCEGKPGKRSIAASGGILLWPQSHFDWVRPGIILYGVSPLEDGSTGADFGCQPVMSLTSSLIAVREHKAGEPVGYGGTWISERDTRLGVVAMGYGDGYPRAAPSGTPVLVNGREVPIVGRVAMDMICVDLGPQAQDKAGDQVILWGEGLPVERIAEITKVSAYELITRLTSRVAMKYVD; translated from the coding sequence ATGCAAGCGGCAACTGTAGTGATTAACCGCCGCGCTCTGCGACACAACCTGCAGCGTCTGCGTGAACTGGCCCCCGCCAGTAAACTGGTTGCGGTGGTGAAAGCGAACGCTTATGGTCACGGTCTTCTTGAAACCGCGCGAACGCTTCCTGATGCCGACGCCTTTGGCGTAGCCCGTCTCGAAGAAGCCCTGCGGCTTAGAGCAGGGGGCATCACGCAACCTATATTGTTACTGGAAGGCTTTTTTGAAGCAGACGATCTGCCGACGATCTCCGCTGAACATCTGCATACCGCCGTGCATAACGAAGAACAGCTTGCTGCTCTGGAAGAGGCCAGTCTGGAGGAGCCAGTTACCGTCTGGATGAAACTCGACACCGGTATGCACCGACTGGGCGTGTTACCGGAACAAGCTGAGGCGTTTTATCAACGTCTTACGCAATGTAAAAACGTCCGTCAGCCGGTGAATATTGTCAGCCACTTTGCTCGCGCTGATGAGCCAAAATGCGGCGCGACTGAGAAACAACTCGATATCTTCAATACCTTTTGCGAAGGCAAACCCGGCAAACGTTCAATCGCCGCATCGGGTGGAATTTTGTTATGGCCGCAGTCGCATTTTGATTGGGTGCGCCCGGGCATCATTCTTTACGGCGTGTCACCGCTGGAAGATGGCTCCACCGGTGCTGATTTCGGTTGCCAACCAGTGATGTCATTGACCTCCAGCCTGATTGCCGTGCGTGAGCATAAAGCGGGTGAACCGGTAGGCTATGGCGGCACCTGGATTAGCGAGCGCGATACCCGCCTTGGCGTGGTGGCGATGGGCTATGGCGATGGCTACCCGCGCGCCGCGCCGTCCGGTACGCCAGTGCTGGTTAATGGTCGTGAAGTGCCGATTGTCGGTCGCGTGGCGATGGATATGATCTGCGTAGATTTAGGTCCACAGGCGCAGGATAAAGCCGGGGACCAGGTCATTTTATGGGGTGAAGGTTTGCCCGTAGAGCGTATCGCAGAAATAACAAAAGTGAGTGCTTACGAACTTATCACGCGCCTGACGTCAAGGGTCGCGATGAAATACGTGGATTAA
- the tyrB gene encoding aromatic amino acid transaminase translates to MFQKVDAYAGDPILSLMERFKEDTRSDKVNLSIGLYYNEDGIIPQLKAVAEAEARLNAQPHGASLYLPMEGLNSYRHAISPLLFGADHPVLQQQRVATIQTLGGSGALKVGADFLKRYFPESGVWVSDPTWENHVAIFAGAGFEVSTYPWYDEATNGVRFNDLLATLKTLPARSIVLLHPCCHNPTGADLANDQWDAVIEILKARELIPFLDIAYQGFGAGMEEDAYAIRAIASAGLPALVSNSFSKIFSLYGERVGGLSVVCEDAEAAGRVLGQLKATVRRNYSSPPNFGAQVVATVLNDAALKASWLAEVEEMRTRILAMRQELVKVLSKEMPERNFDYLLKQRGMFSYTGLSAAQVDRLREEFGVYLIASGRMCVAGLNAQNVHRVAKAFAAVM, encoded by the coding sequence GTGTTTCAAAAAGTTGACGCCTATGCTGGCGACCCGATTCTTTCGCTTATGGAGCGTTTTAAAGAAGACACTCGCAGCGACAAAGTGAATTTGAGTATCGGCCTGTACTACAACGAAGACGGGATTATTCCGCAACTAAAAGCTGTCGCGGAAGCGGAAGCGCGTCTGAATGCACAACCTCATGGCGCTTCGCTTTATTTGCCGATGGAAGGGCTGAACAGTTATCGCCATGCCATTTCGCCGCTGCTGTTTGGCGCTGACCATCCGGTGCTACAACAACAGCGTGTGGCGACCATTCAGACGCTCGGTGGTTCGGGGGCATTAAAAGTAGGCGCTGACTTCCTGAAACGCTACTTCCCGGAATCAGGCGTCTGGGTCAGCGATCCCACCTGGGAAAACCATGTGGCAATATTCGCGGGGGCTGGATTTGAAGTGAGTACTTACCCCTGGTATGACGAAGCAACCAACGGCGTGCGTTTTAATGACTTGTTGGCGACGCTGAAAACATTACCTGCCCGCAGCATTGTGCTGCTGCATCCGTGCTGCCATAACCCAACGGGCGCCGATCTCGCCAACGACCAGTGGGACGCGGTGATTGAAATTCTCAAAGCACGCGAGCTTATCCCATTCCTCGATATTGCCTATCAAGGATTTGGTGCCGGTATGGAAGAAGATGCCTATGCCATTCGCGCGATCGCCAGCGCCGGATTACCTGCTCTGGTGAGCAATTCATTCTCGAAAATTTTCTCCCTTTACGGCGAGCGTGTTGGCGGTCTTTCTGTGGTGTGTGAAGATGCCGAAGCCGCAGGCCGCGTACTGGGGCAGTTGAAAGCAACAGTACGTCGCAACTACTCCAGCCCGCCAAATTTTGGTGCGCAGGTGGTGGCTACGGTGCTGAATGATGCGGCGTTAAAAGCTAGCTGGCTGGCAGAAGTGGAAGAAATGCGTACCCGTATTCTGGCGATGCGTCAGGAACTGGTGAAGGTATTGAGTAAAGAGATGCCAGAACGCAATTTTGATTATCTGCTTAAGCAGCGCGGCATGTTCAGCTATACCGGTTTAAGCGCTGCTCAGGTTGACCGACTGCGTGAAGAGTTTGGTGTTTACCTGATTGCCAGCGGCCGCATGTGTGTTGCCGGACTTAATGCACAAAATGTGCATCGCGTGGCGAAGGCGTTTGCAGCCGTGATGTAA
- the aphA gene encoding acid phosphatase AphA, translating into MRKITQALSAVCLLFALNSSAVALASSPSPLNPGTNVAKLAEQAPIHWVSVAQIENSLAGRPQMAVGFDIDDTVLFSSPGFWRGKKTFSPESEDYLKNPAFWEKMNNGWDEFSIPKEVARQLIDMHVRRGDTIFFVTGRSPTKTETVSKTLADDFHIPATSMNPVIFAGDKAGQNTKTQWLQDKNIRIFYGDSDNDITAARDVGIRGIRILRASNSTYKPLPQAGAFDEEVIINSEY; encoded by the coding sequence ATGCGCAAGATCACACAGGCATTGAGTGCCGTTTGCTTATTGTTCGCTCTAAACAGTTCCGCTGTTGCCCTGGCCTCATCACCTTCACCGCTTAATCCGGGTACTAACGTAGCCAAACTCGCTGAACAGGCGCCAATTCATTGGGTTTCAGTCGCCCAAATTGAAAACAGTCTGGCAGGACGCCCACAGATGGCAGTTGGGTTTGATATTGATGACACTGTTCTGTTTTCTAGCCCTGGATTCTGGCGCGGCAAAAAAACGTTCTCGCCAGAAAGCGAAGATTATCTAAAAAACCCGGCATTCTGGGAAAAGATGAACAACGGTTGGGATGAATTCAGTATTCCAAAAGAGGTCGCGCGTCAGCTAATTGATATGCATGTCCGCCGTGGCGACACCATTTTCTTTGTGACAGGTCGTAGTCCTACGAAAACTGAAACAGTGTCAAAAACGCTGGCTGATGACTTTCACATTCCTGCAACCAGTATGAACCCGGTGATTTTTGCGGGCGATAAAGCAGGACAAAATACAAAAACGCAGTGGCTACAGGATAAAAATATCCGAATTTTTTATGGTGATTCCGATAACGATATTACCGCTGCGCGTGATGTTGGCATCCGTGGCATCCGCATTCTACGAGCCTCTAACTCTACCTACAAACCCTTGCCACAAGCGGGTGCATTCGATGAAGAGGTGATCATCAATTCAGAATACTGA
- a CDS encoding secondary thiamine-phosphate synthase enzyme YjbQ, whose product MWFQKTLTLSAKSRGFHLVTDEILTQLADMPRVNVGLLHLLLQHTSASLTLNENCDPTVRYDMERFFLRTVPDNGNYEHDYEGADDMPSHIKSSMLGVSLVLPVHQGRIQTGTWQGIWFGEHRIHGGSRRIIATLQGE is encoded by the coding sequence ATGTGGTTTCAAAAGACGCTCACGCTTAGCGCTAAATCTCGAGGGTTTCATTTGGTAACGGATGAAATCCTGACTCAACTAGCTGATATGCCGCGAGTTAATGTCGGTTTACTGCACCTGTTGCTGCAACACACCTCCGCCTCTCTGACACTTAATGAGAATTGCGACCCCACAGTACGCTATGACATGGAGCGTTTTTTCCTACGCACCGTTCCCGACAACGGAAACTATGAGCATGACTATGAAGGGGCAGACGATATGCCTTCTCATATCAAATCCTCGATGCTGGGGGTATCGCTCGTATTGCCAGTGCATCAGGGGCGTATTCAGACCGGCACCTGGCAGGGAATATGGTTTGGGGAACATCGCATCCACGGCGGTTCGCGTCGCATCATCGCGACACTACAAGGGGAGTAA
- a CDS encoding MmcQ/YjbR family DNA-binding protein, protein MTISELLQYCMAKPGAEQSVHSDWKATQIKVEDVLFAMVKEVENRPAVSLKTSPALAELLRQQHSDVRPSRHLNKAHWSTVYLDGSLPDSQIYYLVDASYQQAVNLLPEEKRKLLVQL, encoded by the coding sequence ATGACCATTTCGGAGTTGCTACAATATTGCATGGCAAAACCAGGCGCAGAACAGAGTGTGCATAGTGACTGGAAAGCAACGCAAATCAAAGTGGAAGATGTGCTGTTTGCGATGGTGAAAGAAGTGGAAAATCGCCCAGCGGTTTCGCTGAAAACCAGCCCTGCGCTGGCCGAGCTTTTGCGACAGCAGCATAGCGATGTTCGTCCCAGTCGGCATCTGAACAAAGCGCACTGGAGCACTGTTTATCTCGATGGCTCGTTGCCAGATTCGCAAATCTATTATTTGGTCGATGCGTCGTATCAGCAGGCGGTGAATTTGCTGCCGGAAGAAAAACGTAAATTGCTGGTGCAACTCTGA
- the uvrA gene encoding excinuclease ABC subunit UvrA, with translation MDKIEVRGARTHNLKNINLVIPRDKLIVVTGLSGSGKSSLAFDTLYAEGQRRYVESLSAYARQFLSLMEKPDVDHIEGLSPAISIEQKSTSHNPRSTVGTITEIHDYLRLLYARVGEPRCPDHDVPLAAQTVSQMVDNVLSQPEGKRLMLLAPIIKERKGEHTKTLENLASQGYIRARIDGEVCDLSDPPKLELQKKHTIEVVVDRFKVRDDLTQRLAESFETALELSGGTAVVADMDDPKAEELLFSANFACPICGYSMRELEPRLFSFNNPAGACPTCDGLGVQQYFDPDRVIQNPELSLAGGAIRGWDRRNFYYFQMLKSLADHYKFDVEAPWGSLSANVHKVVLYGSGKENIEFKYMNDRGDTSIRRHPFEGVLHNMERRYKETESSAVREELAKFISNRPCTSCDGTRLRREARHVYVENTPLPAISDMSIGHAMEFFNNLKLAGQRAKIAEKILKEIGDRLKFLVNVGLNYLTLSRSAETLSGGEAQRIRLASQIGAGLVGVMYVLDEPSIGLHQRDNERLLGTLIHLRDLGNTVIVVEHDEDAIRAADHVIDIGPGAGVHGGEVVAEGPLEAIMAVPESLTGQYMSGKRKIEVPKKRVPANPEKVLKLTGARGNNLKDVTLTLPVGLFTCITGVSGSGKSTLINDTLFPIAQRQLNGATIAEPAPYRDIQGLEHFDKVIDIDQSPIGRTPRSNPATYTGVFTPVRELFAGVPESRARGYTPGRFSFNVRGGRCEACQGDGVIKVEMHFLPDIYVPCDQCKGKRYNRETLEIKYKGKTIHEVLDMTIEEAREFFDAVPALARKLQTLMDVGLTYIRLGQSATTLSGGEAQRVKLARELSKRGTGQTLYILDEPTTGLHFADIQQLLDVLHKLRDQGNTIVVIEHNLDVIKTADWIVDLGPEGGSGGGEILVSGTPETVAECEASHTARFLKPML, from the coding sequence ATGGATAAGATCGAAGTTCGGGGCGCCCGCACCCATAATCTCAAAAACATCAACCTCGTTATCCCCCGCGACAAACTCATTGTCGTGACCGGGCTTTCGGGTTCTGGCAAATCCTCGCTCGCTTTCGACACCTTATATGCCGAAGGGCAGCGTCGTTACGTTGAATCCCTTTCCGCCTACGCGCGGCAATTTCTGTCACTGATGGAAAAGCCGGATGTCGACCATATTGAGGGGCTTTCTCCTGCCATCTCAATTGAACAGAAATCGACGTCTCATAACCCGCGCTCTACGGTGGGGACAATCACCGAAATCCACGACTATTTGCGTCTTCTGTACGCTCGCGTCGGTGAGCCGCGCTGCCCGGACCACGATGTTCCGCTGGCGGCGCAAACCGTCAGCCAGATGGTGGATAACGTGCTTTCGCAGCCGGAAGGTAAACGTCTGATGCTGCTGGCGCCGATTATTAAAGAGCGCAAAGGCGAACACACGAAAACGCTGGAGAATCTGGCAAGTCAGGGCTACATCCGTGCACGCATAGATGGCGAAGTCTGCGATCTTTCCGATCCACCGAAACTGGAGCTGCAAAAGAAACACACCATTGAAGTGGTGGTTGATCGCTTCAAGGTGCGTGACGATCTTACCCAACGTCTGGCTGAGTCGTTTGAAACGGCGCTGGAGCTTTCTGGCGGTACAGCGGTCGTCGCTGATATGGACGATCCAAAAGCGGAAGAACTGCTTTTCTCCGCCAACTTCGCCTGTCCGATTTGCGGCTACAGTATGCGTGAACTGGAACCGCGTCTGTTTTCGTTTAACAATCCGGCGGGGGCCTGCCCGACCTGTGATGGCCTCGGCGTACAGCAATATTTCGATCCCGATCGCGTGATCCAGAATCCGGAACTGTCGCTGGCTGGCGGTGCGATCCGCGGCTGGGATCGCCGCAACTTCTATTACTTCCAGATGCTGAAATCGCTGGCAGATCACTATAAGTTCGACGTCGAAGCGCCGTGGGGCAGCCTGAGCGCGAACGTGCATAAAGTGGTGTTGTACGGTTCTGGCAAAGAAAACATTGAATTCAAATACATGAACGATCGCGGCGATACCTCCATTCGTCGTCATCCGTTCGAAGGCGTGCTGCACAATATGGAGCGCCGTTATAAAGAGACGGAATCCAGCGCGGTACGCGAAGAGTTAGCCAAGTTTATCAGCAATCGCCCGTGTACCAGCTGCGACGGAACACGTCTGCGTCGGGAAGCACGCCACGTGTATGTCGAGAATACGCCGCTGCCTGCTATCTCCGACATGAGCATTGGTCATGCGATGGAGTTTTTCAACAATCTCAAACTCGCTGGTCAGCGGGCGAAGATTGCGGAAAAAATCCTCAAAGAGATTGGCGATCGCCTGAAATTCCTCGTTAACGTCGGCCTGAACTATCTGACACTTTCCCGCTCGGCAGAAACACTTTCCGGCGGTGAAGCCCAGCGTATCCGTCTGGCGAGCCAGATTGGCGCGGGCCTGGTTGGTGTGATGTACGTGCTGGATGAACCGTCTATCGGCCTGCATCAGCGCGATAACGAACGCCTGCTGGGTACACTTATCCATCTGCGCGATCTCGGTAATACCGTGATTGTGGTGGAGCACGATGAAGACGCGATTCGCGCCGCTGACCATGTGATCGACATTGGCCCGGGCGCTGGTGTACACGGCGGTGAAGTGGTCGCGGAAGGTCCGCTGGAAGCGATTATGGCAGTGCCAGAGTCGTTGACCGGGCAGTACATGAGCGGTAAACGCAAGATTGAAGTGCCGAAGAAACGCGTTCCGGCGAATCCGGAAAAAGTGTTGAAGCTGACAGGCGCGCGTGGCAACAACCTGAAAGACGTGACGCTGACACTGCCAGTCGGTCTGTTTACCTGCATTACAGGTGTTTCAGGTTCCGGTAAATCCACGCTAATTAACGACACGCTGTTCCCGATTGCCCAACGTCAGTTGAATGGTGCGACCATCGCCGAACCGGCACCATATCGCGATATTCAGGGACTTGAGCATTTCGATAAAGTCATCGATATCGACCAAAGCCCGATTGGTCGTACTCCGCGTTCTAACCCGGCGACCTATACCGGCGTGTTTACGCCTGTACGTGAACTGTTTGCGGGCGTACCGGAATCCCGCGCGCGCGGTTATACGCCAGGACGTTTCAGCTTTAACGTCCGTGGCGGTCGTTGCGAAGCCTGTCAGGGCGACGGCGTGATCAAAGTGGAGATGCACTTCCTGCCGGATATCTACGTACCGTGCGACCAGTGCAAAGGTAAACGCTATAACCGTGAAACGCTGGAGATTAAGTACAAAGGCAAAACCATCCACGAAGTGCTGGATATGACCATCGAAGAGGCGCGTGAGTTCTTCGATGCCGTACCGGCGCTGGCGCGTAAGCTGCAAACGTTGATGGACGTTGGCCTGACATATATCCGCCTCGGGCAGTCCGCAACCACGCTTTCCGGCGGTGAAGCCCAGCGCGTGAAGCTGGCGCGTGAGCTGTCAAAACGCGGCACCGGGCAGACGCTGTATATTCTCGACGAGCCGACTACCGGCCTGCACTTCGCCGATATTCAGCAACTGCTCGACGTGCTGCATAAACTGCGCGATCAGGGCAACACCATTGTGGTGATTGAGCACAATCTCGACGTAATCAAAACCGCCGACTGGATTGTCGACCTGGGGCCGGAAGGCGGCAGCGGTGGCGGCGAGATCCTCGTCTCCGGTACGCCAGAAACCGTCGCGGAGTGCGAAGCATCACACACGGCACGCTTCCTCAAGCCGATGCTGTAA
- the ssb1 gene encoding single-stranded DNA-binding protein SSB1, translating into MASRGVNKVILVGNLGQDPEVRYMPNGGAVANITLATSESWRDKATGEMKEQTEWHRVVLFGKLAEVASEYLRKGSQVYIEGQLRTRKWTDQSGQDRYTTEVVVNVGGTMQMLGGRQGGGAPAGGNVGGGQPQGGWGQPQQPQGGNQFSGGAQSRPQQSAPAAPSNEPPMDFDDDIPF; encoded by the coding sequence ATGGCCAGCAGAGGCGTAAACAAGGTTATTCTCGTTGGTAATCTGGGTCAGGACCCGGAAGTACGCTACATGCCAAATGGTGGCGCAGTTGCCAACATTACGCTGGCTACTTCCGAATCCTGGCGTGATAAAGCGACCGGCGAGATGAAAGAGCAGACTGAATGGCACCGCGTTGTGCTGTTCGGCAAACTGGCTGAAGTGGCCAGCGAATATCTGCGTAAAGGTTCCCAGGTTTATATCGAAGGTCAGCTGCGTACCCGCAAATGGACCGATCAATCCGGTCAGGATCGCTACACCACGGAAGTGGTGGTGAACGTTGGCGGCACCATGCAGATGCTGGGTGGTCGTCAGGGCGGTGGCGCTCCGGCTGGCGGTAACGTCGGTGGCGGTCAGCCGCAGGGCGGTTGGGGCCAGCCTCAGCAACCGCAGGGTGGTAATCAGTTCAGCGGCGGCGCGCAGTCTCGCCCGCAGCAGTCCGCTCCGGCAGCGCCGTCTAACGAGCCGCCGATGGATTTCGATGACGATATCCCATTCTGA
- a CDS encoding YjcB family protein: protein MATLTTGVVLLRWQLLSAVLMFLASTLNIRFRRSDYVGLAVISSGLGVISACWFAMGLLGITMMDIAAIWHNIESVIVEATNQAPPQWPMILV from the coding sequence ATGGCTACCCTCACCACTGGCGTGGTTCTTCTTCGCTGGCAGCTTCTTAGCGCCGTACTGATGTTTCTGGCAAGTACGCTCAACATCCGTTTTCGGCGGTCTGATTACGTTGGGCTCGCGGTGATCAGTAGTGGCCTGGGCGTTATTTCCGCCTGCTGGTTCGCGATGGGACTGCTCGGAATCACAATGATGGATATTGCCGCAATCTGGCACAATATTGAGTCGGTAATAGTGGAAGCCACAAATCAGGCACCGCCACAATGGCCGATGATTTTGGTGTGA